In the Streptomyces sp. WMMC940 genome, GCATGGCGGGTTACATAGAGGACCGATGGCTCAAGAAGCGGCCGAACAAGGAGACGGGCAAGCGCGAACGCACTGCGCTGTGGGGCAAGTGCACGCGCTACCGCGTGAAGGGGATACCGGGAGTCCGTGACCGTTCGTTCGACACGGTCGCGGACGCCAAGGCCTGGCTGGCCGAGGCGCAGACCGACACACGTCGAGGGGATTTCGTCGACGCGCGAGATGGTGCGATCAGCCTACGTGAGTACGTTGAGAAGCACTGGTGGCCCTCCCAGGTGCATCCCGCCCAGACGCTGGAAAGCATGAGGCACCGGATCTGGGGGCAGGTGCTGCCACAGCTCGGCGAGCTGGCCCTCAAGGACATCGGCGTCGCGGAACTGCGCAAGTGGTCGGCCGACGTACAGAGGGCGGTGGCATCGAGCACGGCTTATGTCGCCTGGGTGTACCTCAAGGCGATCATGCAGGCGGCGGTCGAGGACAAGCGGCTGTACCGCAACCCGTGCAAGGGCAACAGCTCGATCAAGCCACCGAAGAAGCCGGAGCGCAAGGCTCGTGCCTGGGAGCAGGACCGTGTCGACGCTGTACGGGAGGCGCTGGCCGACCGCTACCGGATCGCGCTCGACCTCGGCGTCGGATGCGGACTCCGACAGGGTGAGACGTTCGGCTTCAGCCCAGGTGATATCCGTGGCGACTTCGTCCACGTGGAACGGCAGATCCTCATGTACAAGTCGCGGCTGTACTTCGGTCCGCCCAAAGGCGGCAAGGAACGCGATGTGCCGCTGCCGAAGGTGCTCGCGAAGCGGCTCCTCACCCACCAGGAACACTTCGAACCGATCGACGTCACCCTGCCGTGGCTGGACCCCGAGGAGCCCGACCTCGCACGCGACGACCGACGCAAGGTGACCGTCCCGTTGCTCGTGTACACCGGGCGGCGCGGCGCGATCAACCGCACCACCTGGAACACCAAGGCCTGGAAGCCCGCGCTCGCCGAGGTGGGAGTCATCCCGCCGCTGCCCGAGCGGCAGCCGGGCGAGAAGCCGTCGCGTGTATGGGAGCCGAGCCGCGAGCATGGCTTCCACGTCTTGCGCCATACGTACGCCTCGGTGATGCTCGAAGCCGGTGAGTCGATCGTCTCGCTCGCGAAGTGGATGGGGCACTCCGACCCAGCGTTCACGCTCCGGACGTACACGCACTTCATGCCGCAGGCTGGCGCGCGGGGACTGTCCGCCATCGAGGCCTGGTTCACGGACCTCGGCTGAAAGTCCCTGAGAAGTCCCAGAGGGCGAAACAGCCCGCCAGAACCCCACAAACATGCAGGTCAGAGCGTGATCGCTCCCTAAGCGGAACAGAACCCGGCGTACAGCCCGACTCGTCTGCCGTGCACCGGACACCGCTCCTTTACGGGCAGACCCTGCCTGACGCGGCACTAGGATGGGGGCCGCCTCGGCCGCCCCGAGACTTGCTTGGCCGCCTGTCTCGGGGCGGCCGAGTGCCTTTTCAGATCCGCCCAGCAGGCCCGAAAGCCCACGGGAGGGCGCTCTCCCGGTTCGATACGATGACGATGGTCTGCAGCCCCACCTGTCGCCGTGCGTGACGTGTCCGTGCGACCCGAGTGATCGCGTCGGCTGCAGCCTCCCGACCCGGGCCCGCCGCGACACCGTTCGCTGGCGCCGTACGTACGAAATGGAGCATCCGAGGATGGCTCGACACCTGGTCACCAGCGCGCTTCCCTACATCAACGGGATCAAGCACCTGGGCAACATGGTCGGGTCGATGCTTCCGGCGGATGTGTACTCCCGGTACCTCCGCCGGCGCGGTCACGACGTGCTCTACATCTGCGCCACCGACGAGCACGGCACGCCGGCCGAACTGGCCGCCAAGGAGCAGGGGCTTCCGGTTGCGGAGTTCTGCGCGCAGGCCCATGACGCGCAGAAGGCGGTGTACGACGGGTTCGAGCTGGCCTTCGACTACTTCGGGCGCAGCTCGTCGCAGCAGAACGTCGAGATCACCCAGCACTTCGCGCGCAAACTCAACGAGAACGGCTTCATCGAGGAGCGCGCGATCCGCCAGGTGTACTCGCCGGTCGACGGCCGCTTCCTGCCGGACCGGTATGTCGAGGGCACCTGCCCGCACTGCGGGTACGACAAGGCCCGCGGTGACCAGTGCGAGAACTGCACCCGTGTCCTGGACCCGACCGACCTGATCGACCCGCGCTCGGCGATCAGCGGCTCCACCGAGCTGGAGGTCCGCGAGACCAAGCACCTCTTCCTGCTGCAGTCCAAGCTCCAGCACGAGGTCGAAGCGTGGATCGATCTCGTCAGCGACGAGTGGCCCCACCTGTCCACGGCCATCGCCCGCAAGTGGCTGACCGAGGGGCTGAACGACCGCGCCATCACCCGCGACCTGGACTGGGGCGTTCCGGTCCCGGCCGACACCTGGCCGGAGCTCGCGGCCGAGGGCAAGGTCTTCTACGTCTGGTTCGACGCCCCGATCGAGTACATCGGCGCGACGAAGGAATGGGCGGACGCCGCCGCCGACGGCGAGACCCGTGACTGGAAGTCGTGGTGGTACGACGCCGACGACACCGTCCGCTACACCCAGTTCATGGCCAAGGACAACGTCCCCTTCCACACGGTGATGTTCCCGGCCACCGAGCTCGGCGTGCGCGAGCCGTGGAAGAAGGTCGACGTCGTCAAGGGCTTCAACTGGCTGACGTACTACGGCGGCAAGTTCTCCACCTCCCAGAAGCGCGGCGTCTTCACGGACGCCGCCCTGGAGATCCTCCCCGGCGACTACTGGCGCTACTTCCTGATCGCCAACGCGCCCGAGTCCGACGACTCCTCCTTCACCTGGGAGCACTTCACCGCCACCGTCAACAAGGACCTGGCCGACACCCTCGGCAACTTCGTCAACCGCGTGCTGTCCTTCTCCCGGAAGCGG is a window encoding:
- a CDS encoding tyrosine-type recombinase/integrase; amino-acid sequence: MAGYIEDRWLKKRPNKETGKRERTALWGKCTRYRVKGIPGVRDRSFDTVADAKAWLAEAQTDTRRGDFVDARDGAISLREYVEKHWWPSQVHPAQTLESMRHRIWGQVLPQLGELALKDIGVAELRKWSADVQRAVASSTAYVAWVYLKAIMQAAVEDKRLYRNPCKGNSSIKPPKKPERKARAWEQDRVDAVREALADRYRIALDLGVGCGLRQGETFGFSPGDIRGDFVHVERQILMYKSRLYFGPPKGGKERDVPLPKVLAKRLLTHQEHFEPIDVTLPWLDPEEPDLARDDRRKVTVPLLVYTGRRGAINRTTWNTKAWKPALAEVGVIPPLPERQPGEKPSRVWEPSREHGFHVLRHTYASVMLEAGESIVSLAKWMGHSDPAFTLRTYTHFMPQAGARGLSAIEAWFTDLG
- the metG gene encoding methionine--tRNA ligase, with protein sequence MARHLVTSALPYINGIKHLGNMVGSMLPADVYSRYLRRRGHDVLYICATDEHGTPAELAAKEQGLPVAEFCAQAHDAQKAVYDGFELAFDYFGRSSSQQNVEITQHFARKLNENGFIEERAIRQVYSPVDGRFLPDRYVEGTCPHCGYDKARGDQCENCTRVLDPTDLIDPRSAISGSTELEVRETKHLFLLQSKLQHEVEAWIDLVSDEWPHLSTAIARKWLTEGLNDRAITRDLDWGVPVPADTWPELAAEGKVFYVWFDAPIEYIGATKEWADAAADGETRDWKSWWYDADDTVRYTQFMAKDNVPFHTVMFPATELGVREPWKKVDVVKGFNWLTYYGGKFSTSQKRGVFTDAALEILPGDYWRYFLIANAPESDDSSFTWEHFTATVNKDLADTLGNFVNRVLSFSRKRFGDEVPAGQAAGEAEAGLGEEIARLLAEYEEQMEALQFRKAAAALRALWSAGNSYLEEKAPWLEIKTDPDGAALTLRTAMNLIHLYAVVSEPFIPATATAMRGAFALENDIATWVTPEQAKALDTVPAGTAFTVPPVLFAKITEEDLASYRDRFGGADTA